A stretch of DNA from Paenibacillus albus:
TGGGCACAATAAAAGGTATAATACCGATAGGGATTCAAAACTATTAATCAATAAGGAGCATCATGATGTCAAAAACATTGATTTTCGGTCACAAAAACCCGGATACAGACACGATCTGTTCTGCAATTGCTTACGCGGATTTGAAAACAAAGCTTGGCCAAGAGGTTGAAGCAGTTCGTCTTGGCGAAGTGAACGGCGAGACGCAATATGCGCTCGACACGTTCAAAGCAGCAGCACCTCGTCTCGTTGAGACGGTTGCAGGCGAAGTAAGCAACGTAATCTTGGTTGACCACAACGAGCGTCAACAAAGCGTGAGTGACATCGACCAGGTGCGTGTTGTTGAAGTTATCGACCACCACCGTATTGCTAACTTTGAGACAAGCCACCCGCTTTACTACCGCTGCGAGCCAGTGGGCTGTACGGCGACAATTCTTAATAAAATGTACAAAGAGAACGGCATCGCAATCGACAGCAACATCGCTGGTCTGATGCTGTCCGCGATCATCTCCGACTCCTTGCTGTTCAAATCGCCGACTTGCACGCCGGAAGACGTTGCAGCAGCTCGCGAATTGGCAGCAATCGCAGGCGTAGACGCTGAAACTTACGGCCTCGAAATGCTGAAAGCCGGCGCGGACCTGAGCCAGAAGACAGTTGCTCAGCTGATCTCCATCGACGCGAAAGAATTCACGATGGGCAGCTCCAAGGTTGAAATCGCGCAAGTAAACGCAGTTGACGTGAACGATGTTCTGTCCCGTCAAGCTGAGGTTGAAGCGTCGTTGAACCAAATCATCGCGGACAAAGGTCTTGACCTGTTCATGCTCGTCGTAACGGATATCCTTAACAACGATTCCGTTGCAATCGCGCTTGGCAACAAGGCTTCGGCTGTTGAAACAGCGTACAACGTGAAGCTTGACGATAACAAAGCGGTTCTGAAGGGCGTCGTTTCCCGCAAATCGCAAATCGTTCCTGTATTGACTGAAACGCTGAGCAAGTAAGACCGATTGCTCTGCATATCGGAAAGCCGCATCCCTGTGGGATGCGGCTTTTTTGCGTTTACGAGACTGCAGCATCAGGAAAGCTGCATAAACAAATAAAGGCTGCCAAGAGGCAGCCTTGTTTGTTCACACTTATTTGATGAAACCAATGCTAACAATCTCGAACTCGCCGACAGAGACGGTCGCGGAATCACTGCCGTTGCCATTGCCCAGACGCGCATCAGAAGCATCCTCAAGAATGTTGCTCGGATAGAACTCGCGATGCGATGGGGAGCTTACGGTTAGCTCGGCTGGCTGGCCGGATAGGTTGTACCAGCGGGCGATCCAGTCGCCGCGGTCTTCGCTCACCTTGAGGCTGGAAAGCGCTAAGCCGGATGCGCCAGTCGTGCTCCAGCTCAGCAGGCTGTGCTGGGCAGGGAGGCTGCCGCTATGAACGCCAGTTTGGCTGACGGTGAGCGGAACCTGGAAGCCGTATGCTTGCTGGTATGCTGCGAAGCGATCGCTAGCACCTGCGACTTCATCTGCACCCTCGCCGCCGTGTGGAATGATCATCCACTCTGCTTCGTTGTCGCCAAGGCACTGCGCTTCTGGTGTCGCGAACACGCCCCAGTCGCCAAGCTCGCCAACGGAGCGAAGCATCGTTACGGCGATCGTGCCTTTGCCATCACGCAGCACTTCGTACTCATTGAGGCCTTTATTCGCAATGGTCAACCCGCGACCTGCTTGATGCACATCGACAAAAGCACTCTGGTGCTGGGCGTTGCTCGGGTTTTGCCATTCCACTTCCGGCTGCGTCTGGCGTTCTGCGACTTCGAAGATTGAGTCAGCGAAGTGGGTGGATGCCGTAACATCGGACGGGAAGAGGACGCGCAGGCGCTGATCCTTCGCCGGATTGCTAATGCGCGCATGCACGCGTACACCTGATTCGGAACGGCTCAAGCTGACGCGAGTGACAATCTTCATCGTCACAAGCTTGCTCGAACGCTGTGCCTTACGGTCAAGGAACGGAATCATCGTAGCAATCTCCGCTTGAAGCCGCTCATCGGCACTCTCCGGAATTTCGAACGTATGCGTAATTTCAAAAGCCGCCCGATAGGCAGTATCTTCAACCTGCACGATCGAAGCCGGAAGTCCTTGCGTCGTAATCGCTTGATCTCCATTCGGCTGTTTGAAAATATATTCGTTGCCAATATCCCCAACGTTCTCGTAATAGCCGAGGCCAGTGAAGGTTTGACCCGTGCGTTTATCAAGCAGCGTCAAGCTGCCGTCTGCTTCAATTGCGACACGAAGTGAATCATTCTCTAGTGTGTTCGGCTGTGTAATGAGCGAAGCTGGAGCGGCAGCGGTAGCAGCTTCCCCAGGCACCCATGCGAAGGTCGAATAGCCCATCGCAGGAAGGCTAGCCGCTTCGAACGTCACTTCAATGACGCGGGCGAAGTACGGCTGTCTGAATCTGTCGCTCGGCAAGTCATAGTTAAAGCGAACGCCTTTATCGACAACAGTGAAGTCGATTCGCTCACCTGTATGGTTAACGAGGTAGCCGTCTGCTGTCGATTGTTCCGCAACGAATGCTGCAGTCGCATCCGGCGTCTCGCCGTGCTTGAAGTAGCGGCGCTCCAGCTCAAGCTCTACCGTCACGACGCCGGAAGCACTATATCCGCTCGTGCTATAGACAACGAACGGTGCAGCCGCCGCGCTGATCGAAGCGAAGCCGGATGTATCGACCTGCTCGCTGAGGTGAGCAGCGCTGTCCGCGATGACCGATGCGGCTACGCCTTTGCTCTTCTCGAAGCGAGTCTTCATCTCGTGGTACACTTCGTCGACGCTGCAGCCGCAGATGCTGTCATGCGGATGGTTCTGCATGAGCGTTCTCCAAGCATAGTTCAACAGTCCGTGAGGGTAAGGACGTCCCGCCGATTGGGCGAATGCCGCGAGCGGCTCAGCGACCTTCTCCAGTATTGTCTGCCCTTGTTGGTTGAGCTGCTTAATATAGACACGCGCAGAAGCAGTATTCACAAGCGTGAACCAGCCGTCTGTCCGCTGACCGCGCAACTCGCCCTGAATGGTGCTGAGCGATTCCGGAAGGGAAGCCTGAACGGCTTTCGTATAGTCATCATAATTGGAATGAATGAATTCGTAATCCGGGTACAGCTCGCGAGCCGTTCTCAGCGCAGCAGACAGATTCGCCTGCGGCGGCTGATGATCGCAGCCGTTCATGAACAATAGATGCGGCGTTGAAGCGAATTTCGACGCATTGGCAATCGCATTGTCCCAATATCTGCGAGCCGCTTCCGGCTCTTCTGGAATTTCCATGCCGTTGTGATACCAGTTGGCGAACAGAATGCCGAGCACTCGCGAGCCGTCCGGCGACTCCCAGTACATTTCGGAGAACGGTGATTCTAGATCGCCCGCTTCCGCTACGCTGTTATTGAAGCCAGTCGCTCTAACGCCGCGGCCGAAGACAGCTGTCGTAATGCCGGCCTGCTTGCATAGCTGCGCCGCCTGCCCCATATTGCCGAAGGAGTCAGGGAAATAGCCAAGCTTCGATACTGGCCCGAATGCACGCGCATCGCGGTGGCCGATCTGCATGTTCCGGACATTCGCTTCGCTGCTTGTCAGAAACTCATCCTGCAAAATGTACCAAGGTCCAGCAGATAAGCGCCCTTCCTGCACAAGCTGAACGAGCTTTTCCCGCTTCTCCGGGTAAACCTGCAAATAGTCGTCGAGCACGATCGTCTGACCGTCGAGATAAAAGCTCTTATAATCCGGATCTTGATCCATAATGTCGAGCAGTTGATCCATCGTCTGAATAAGCTTGGCGTGATGCGCCTCGTAAGGCATATACCATTCCCGATCCCAGTGGGTATGCGAGATGACATGAATGACTGCTTTTGGCGTTGTCATAGTGGGGGATTCCTCCTAAAATACGAATAAAGTATATTTTAATAATAACGAAGTCCGATTTTCTTGTAAATTAAAATATATACAAAAAACCCGTAACCTGGCGGTAACGGGGGAGACAGAGTATTTATCAATAGAGCTTATCCATTGTCTAGTGACTAATCACGATCATAACGGAGGTACACTAGTCGATTGTCTGGCGATCAGTTTCGTACTTAATACAAGCTTGTTGTTATTGCTGTCTTGTCCGCGCTCCGGGGCTAAGACGAGCTTCGCTGCTTCGCGGCCGATGCTGTAGAAGTCCTGCTCGATCGTTGTCAGCGGCACTTCCAGATGCTCGGTGAAGGAGAGATTGTCGAAGCCGGTAATCGACAGCTTCTCCGGTACGGCGACGCCCGCTTGCAGCGCAGCCTTCAGCAGCCTTGTGGCGGTATAATCATTCACGACAACGGCAGCCGTTGGCGCCGGATCAAGCGAAAGCAGCCTGGAGAGCATGAACTCGCCTTCTTGCGCCGGGTCTGCGAGCAGCTCGCCATATTCAGTGGTCGTGCCAATGTCCTCGATGTTGATTAGCCACTCCGGCAATGGCGGAATGCCAGCCTCGATAAGCGCGTTGCAGTAGCCTTTGTACCGGTCGCTGACGGATACGGCTTCTTTCCAAGATTGGCAGACGAAGGCGATCCGGCTATGGCCAAGCTTAATAAGATGCGATGCGAGATTATAGCCCGCTTCTACGTTGTTGGAGATGACGAGCGGCGCATCCAAGCCTTCGATATTGCGGTCGATGAGGGCGAACGGAATGCCTTCAATAGTAAGGCTGCTGAAGACGTCGATGTTCTTGTAGCTGGATACCGGATAAACGATAATGCCGCTCACGCGGTCCTTGGTCAGCTTCTGGATAATGCTGCGCTCGACGCTGTCATCGTATTTGGAATTATGGAAGGTGACGTAAAGCCCTTGCTTCGCGCATTCTTCTTCCACCCCGCGAAAGATCTCATAGCCTACCGTTTCGCTAAAAGGCATAACGAGCGAGATGACAGGCACCGCAAGGGGAGAGGATGGGGCAGCAAGATCCGAATCGGATGCAGCACCAGATCGAGATTCCGCTTGTGCAAGCTGCAAAGGCTCCGGACGCTCGGTGACGAACGTGCCTGCTTTCTTAATCCGCTTAATCAGGCCGTTTGCCTCCAGCTGGCGCATGGCATTGGTCACCGTAATGGCGCTAACGCCGAACTGCTCTGCGATCTCAGGTCCTGTCGGCAGCTTATCGCCTGCTTGCAGCTGACCGGTTCCGATCTGATCGGTATAGTGATCAATAATGATTTGATAGCGAGGTTTACGTTCGCTCAAGAGTGCTCCTCCAACTTTGTGCCGATGCATTATTATATATTTTAATTAGTATACGGCAAGGTCGGCGATATGCACAATAGCAGGAAAATGGAGGGAGAAAAGCAAAAACGCAGTAACCTCTCGGTTATCTGCGTCTCATTCTGCCCGTATAATTGATTACTAAGCTTCATCTACAATAATGGTGCCCTTCATATCACGGTGTCCGGAGCCGCACATCACGGAGCAATGGAACTCGAAGGTGCCGGCGTTCGCCGCATCGAATTCAGCGCTGCCGTTGCCTTGAATGTTAACGTTGTAGTCAGGGATGGTGAAGCCGTGGCCGCCGTCGTCGCTTGCGAGCGTAATCTTCACATGCTCGCCTTTCTTAACATGAATTTCCTTCTGATCGTACTCGAAATCTTTGGCCCCGAGCTTAATCTCATGTGTCGCGCCTGATGACGCGCTGTCTGCCTTTTTTGTATTGTTGGTTGAGTTGTTCGCGGTGGTGGTATTAGATGTTGTATTGCTGCTGCTTGAGTTCGTGCTGTTCGAATTCGAATTGCTGCTTCCGCAAGCGCTGGCAATGGCTGCTGTAATGATAAGCGCCAAGATCAGCACACCTGTTTTTGCCTTCACGATTATATCACTCCCTCAAAGGTTGGCTACATTTTCCATTCTAGCAGAGCTACATTAAAATAGTATGAAAGGAACGATTCCATTTGTGGAGAACTTACGGAGAAAGTGGAGGGGGCCCCGCGATGCCAATTGGCCGTGCAACGAGGTTGCTGACTGACGTAGATAGGGCGAATCCTTTTGCCAGCGATGGCGAGTTTAGACGGTTCATGGTAAGTATCTACTACCCCTCTGCGCAAGCGGATGCCACGCTGCCGCTGCCGGTTTATCCGCAATTGTTCGAGCCGGGGCAAGCGGCAGCGCTCGCTTTCCTGCGCAGCAACGGCGTTGATCCGGCGTATATCGCTTCCTTACAAACGGACATATATAACGAAGCCGAATTGGCAGATGCCAATCTTGAGAATGCAGCATCCTATCCCATCGTCATTCTATCGCCTGCCTTCGGCATTGAGCGGGATATGTACTCGTTCGCGGTGCGGAAGCTGGTGCGGAGCGGGTTCATTGTGCTGACCGTCGGCGCTACCTACGAGTCGGTGTTCACGGTATTTCCGGACGGGGAGAAGATTGCGCAGCTTCCTTCCTTAACGAATCTTCAACTGACGGATTGGCAGAGCTGGAACTCGCTGCTGGAGGTGCGCGTGCAGGACCTTACTTTTGTGCTGAATCAGCTAGAGGTGATGAATAAGCAGGACGCACTGCTTCGAAACCGGCTTAATCTACAGCAGGTTGGTATAGCAGGACATTCACTTGGCGGTGCTGCCGTGTACCATGTTTTGGGCAGAAGCTCTGCTGTAAAAGCAGCGGCATTGCTCGATCCAAGTCTTCATATGCTCGGCTCCGTCAGCGTACAAGTAACATCTCCCGTGCTGCTCATGCGCCAAAATGCATCCACATATGAAATGCTGCTCAGCAGCGGCTGGTCCGAGTCGCTTGCCAGCGAGACGATAGCAGGCCAGCGGCAGCTAGCCGATGTTCTGACAGGTTATCAATGCTTTGTGCGCATCCACGGCGCGAATCATCTCTCGTTCAGCGACGTGCCTCTATTTATGTCGGACGCGGGCATCGCGAAGAAGCATGAGCTGATTGGCACCGTAATTGCCGACTTCATGAAGGAGCATGTCTGCGGTGCAGCGGGGCAGTTTGCGAAGCGGGTTCAGACTTCTGCAGGGCTAAGTGTGATTCGGAGTGACGGGCATTCGGCAAGTTAGTAGTTTAGGAGGCATAACCTGCAACCTTACTTGCATCGTTGGCGTCTTAGGTGTGAATAAGAGATGTCCAATATGTGGTAGAACAGGAGCGTATTCACATGAAGAAGGTTATCATTCCCGCAATACTCGCCACGAGTCTGCTTACATTTTCCTTAGGAGGAGCTCATGCTAATGCTGCCGAAGCAGCGAGCAATTCCACGATTTCAGATTATGGCATCGATTCTCTGATTAAGACGGACGGCACCTATTGGATCTGGGGGCAGAACCATTCCGTTCCGACTCAAATCCATGAGCTCTCGGATGTAGCAGCTTCTTATGCGGATCGGGTCATTGTGAAGAAGGACTTGTCTGTCTGGCACTGGGAACCGACATCATTAGCGACTGCATATAAGGTGGAGCCTATCCCTGCTTTGACGGATATCGCTTCGATTACAGATGCGTGGGAGAAGACTTTTATCATCGAGAAGGATGGCGACGTCTTCGTTAC
This window harbors:
- a CDS encoding manganese-dependent inorganic pyrophosphatase: MSKTLIFGHKNPDTDTICSAIAYADLKTKLGQEVEAVRLGEVNGETQYALDTFKAAAPRLVETVAGEVSNVILVDHNERQQSVSDIDQVRVVEVIDHHRIANFETSHPLYYRCEPVGCTATILNKMYKENGIAIDSNIAGLMLSAIISDSLLFKSPTCTPEDVAAARELAAIAGVDAETYGLEMLKAGADLSQKTVAQLISIDAKEFTMGSSKVEIAQVNAVDVNDVLSRQAEVEASLNQIIADKGLDLFMLVVTDILNNDSVAIALGNKASAVETAYNVKLDDNKAVLKGVVSRKSQIVPVLTETLSK
- a CDS encoding alpha-mannosidase, which produces MTTPKAVIHVISHTHWDREWYMPYEAHHAKLIQTMDQLLDIMDQDPDYKSFYLDGQTIVLDDYLQVYPEKREKLVQLVQEGRLSAGPWYILQDEFLTSSEANVRNMQIGHRDARAFGPVSKLGYFPDSFGNMGQAAQLCKQAGITTAVFGRGVRATGFNNSVAEAGDLESPFSEMYWESPDGSRVLGILFANWYHNGMEIPEEPEAARRYWDNAIANASKFASTPHLLFMNGCDHQPPQANLSAALRTARELYPDYEFIHSNYDDYTKAVQASLPESLSTIQGELRGQRTDGWFTLVNTASARVYIKQLNQQGQTILEKVAEPLAAFAQSAGRPYPHGLLNYAWRTLMQNHPHDSICGCSVDEVYHEMKTRFEKSKGVAASVIADSAAHLSEQVDTSGFASISAAAAPFVVYSTSGYSASGVVTVELELERRYFKHGETPDATAAFVAEQSTADGYLVNHTGERIDFTVVDKGVRFNYDLPSDRFRQPYFARVIEVTFEAASLPAMGYSTFAWVPGEAATAAAPASLITQPNTLENDSLRVAIEADGSLTLLDKRTGQTFTGLGYYENVGDIGNEYIFKQPNGDQAITTQGLPASIVQVEDTAYRAAFEITHTFEIPESADERLQAEIATMIPFLDRKAQRSSKLVTMKIVTRVSLSRSESGVRVHARISNPAKDQRLRVLFPSDVTASTHFADSIFEVAERQTQPEVEWQNPSNAQHQSAFVDVHQAGRGLTIANKGLNEYEVLRDGKGTIAVTMLRSVGELGDWGVFATPEAQCLGDNEAEWMIIPHGGEGADEVAGASDRFAAYQQAYGFQVPLTVSQTGVHSGSLPAQHSLLSWSTTGASGLALSSLKVSEDRGDWIARWYNLSGQPAELTVSSPSHREFYPSNILEDASDARLGNGNGSDSATVSVGEFEIVSIGFIK
- a CDS encoding GntR family transcriptional regulator, with protein sequence MSERKPRYQIIIDHYTDQIGTGQLQAGDKLPTGPEIAEQFGVSAITVTNAMRQLEANGLIKRIKKAGTFVTERPEPLQLAQAESRSGAASDSDLAAPSSPLAVPVISLVMPFSETVGYEIFRGVEEECAKQGLYVTFHNSKYDDSVERSIIQKLTKDRVSGIIVYPVSSYKNIDVFSSLTIEGIPFALIDRNIEGLDAPLVISNNVEAGYNLASHLIKLGHSRIAFVCQSWKEAVSVSDRYKGYCNALIEAGIPPLPEWLINIEDIGTTTEYGELLADPAQEGEFMLSRLLSLDPAPTAAVVVNDYTATRLLKAALQAGVAVPEKLSITGFDNLSFTEHLEVPLTTIEQDFYSIGREAAKLVLAPERGQDSNNNKLVLSTKLIARQSTSVPPL
- a CDS encoding cupredoxin domain-containing protein, yielding MKAKTGVLILALIITAAIASACGSSNSNSNSTNSSSSNTTSNTTTANNSTNNTKKADSASSGATHEIKLGAKDFEYDQKEIHVKKGEHVKITLASDDGGHGFTIPDYNVNIQGNGSAEFDAANAGTFEFHCSVMCGSGHRDMKGTIIVDEA
- a CDS encoding alpha/beta hydrolase family protein, with protein sequence MPIGRATRLLTDVDRANPFASDGEFRRFMVSIYYPSAQADATLPLPVYPQLFEPGQAAALAFLRSNGVDPAYIASLQTDIYNEAELADANLENAASYPIVILSPAFGIERDMYSFAVRKLVRSGFIVLTVGATYESVFTVFPDGEKIAQLPSLTNLQLTDWQSWNSLLEVRVQDLTFVLNQLEVMNKQDALLRNRLNLQQVGIAGHSLGGAAVYHVLGRSSAVKAAALLDPSLHMLGSVSVQVTSPVLLMRQNASTYEMLLSSGWSESLASETIAGQRQLADVLTGYQCFVRIHGANHLSFSDVPLFMSDAGIAKKHELIGTVIADFMKEHVCGAAGQFAKRVQTSAGLSVIRSDGHSAS